Below is a window of Terriglobia bacterium DNA.
CGGCCAAAAGGCCGAATTGTCCCCTCGACAAGCTCGATAATTAAGGTATCTTTTCGCCCTGATAGAGAACGCTTGATTCCTGCTATCTTTGCGGAAGACCCTGCTGGTACTGCTCGATAATGTTGCGGATCGCCACCGCGTCTGCTTTGCTGTGACCGTGGCTCAGGATGGGATTGCTGCCGCCGGTGGAATCAATGCGGATATCCGACCAGAGCATTCCCGTGCTGATCAAAACCGAGGCGACCTTGGTGATGGGAATGCTTTCCTCTGAGCTGCCAAAGAACCGCGGCTTGATTCGCAACACCCGTTCCGGACTCACTTCAATACGAGTGGGAAAGAGTAAGTTACCGCGAGTCCAGCGGCTGGCCTTGAATACTCTGCTTGAAGTGGATGTAAGCGGCGCGGTCGACATGACTTTATTTTATCTTGAACTGCCGGAATCGCGGTCTTAATGCGCTTTAGCTGGATTATTCGCTTCGGCTTCCTGCATCGCCTTCTTCTTGCGCCGACTCAGGATAAACGGACGCCGCCGGCGCCGCTCCACCCTTTTATCAATCTTCTTCCAGAAGCCCCAGAAGTAATCCACAGCCGAAATCAATGACACGGCCACCATGAACCATATGGCCATGCGCGCTACCAGGTCCACGTCTAGCACAAACGAGAATACCCGCAGGTTGAAATACCACGTGTCCCAGCGCAGGGCCAGTATAGTCGCCACTACTGAGACAATCTGCACCACCATTTTGAGCTTGCCCAGTTCGCTGGCTTCAATGGTAAAGCCTTCTGATGCCGCAATCGACCGCAGGCCGCTGATCAGGAATTCCCTGCCGATAATCAGCACCACCACCCATATATTCACGATGTCGGGGCTAAGGCGGAGCAGAGTGATATAGCAGGCGGCGATCATCAGCTTGTCCGCCAGCGGATCCAGCAGCATGCCCATGGTGGTGATCTGGCCGCGACGGCGCGCCAGATAACCATCCAAGCCGTCGGTTATGCTGGCCAGAATGAAAATGCCGGAAGCCAGCACCACGCGCAGCGTCTCTTCTTTGGCGCTTTTTCCGCTGAAGTAGGGCGTGGTAAGCACCCATATGATCAGTGGGATAGCGGCAATCCGAGAGAGCGTTATGTAGTTCGGCAGGTTCACAGAGGAAACAGAGCAGCCGGGCGTTTCGGCTGCCCTGATTATCCTTGGATTTGGCTCCAAGCGCAAACTTAACTTTTGCGGACCAGAATCCTCTAGCTTTCGCTATTTCTTGCCGCTAACTGTATCCAGGCAGCGCGTGTACAGCTCCAGCAGGTGGGTGGCGTAATCCTCTGATTTGTTCTCCACGCCGCCGTGGAATCCGGCGCCTGAAGCAACGGTCTTTCCAAAGTTGGTGGTGGCGGCAATAAATTTCATCAAGTCCAGGGCAATGTCCTCATTCCGGCGCGCGCCGACGATTCCTGCTAGCGGGTCCATGAATCCTCCAAAGATGAATGCAAATATCTATTGTAACGGGCAGAAGCGCGGCAGTCAGCACTCAGCCTTCAGCAAAACCCTGTTCACCGCAAAGGGCGCAAAGGACGCAAAGAAAAGATTGGGAAGTTCACTAAGCAGATTTCCGGCGTTCTCGTGTCCTCAGCAGCAGCGCTTTTAGGATAGCCGGTGATCGCGACTTAATGATCGTTGCAAACGACGAAAGAACGATCAAACCATTCCCTCATTCCTTTGCGATCTTCGCGTCCTTTGCGGTAAACGGATTTGGCTGAATGCTAATAGCTAAGGGCTGCTTTACTCGTACGCCAGCGCGTCAATTGGATCTTTCTGCGCCGCCTTGAATGCCGGATAAACTGCCCCCAGCATGGCCCCGCCAATCGCGATCAATGCAGCATAAATCGCCCATTTTAAGGTAATCGGCTCCACGCGCAATGTCGGGAACTGGTGCACCAGGCTCACCTGTCCAATTGTGCTGATGATGTAACCTACAAGAATCCCAGAGACCGCCAGCAGCAGCGTTTCCCGCAGGATTACCCGCACTACATACGACTTGGAAGCGCCCAGAGACTTCAATATCCCGATTTCTCGCGTCCGCTCCATCACCGCCGTATACATTGACTGGAAAATCACGATAAAGCCGATGATAACGGCGATCCCGATTACGATTTTGATAAACAGGTTCAGCCCTGGAATCTTGTCCGCTGAGGTCGCAGCCAGCCACTGGCTGGTGGAAAGAATGTTGTAACTCTCCATGCCGGGGATGCTCTTGAGCTGCTCCACCACCGCATCGGCATTGATTGGATCGTCCAGTTTTACATAGAACATTGAAGCTTTGTTCTGTGCCCCAATCAGGTCCTGCATGGTGGTAATGGGAATAAACCGGCGCGCGCCGCGTCCGTGAGGCACCACGCCGCAAACTTTGAACGCGTGATTCAGCACGTTCACCGTGTCACCCACATGCACTTTGTTGCTTGCGGCAAACAGATCGTCCACAATCATGTCATCCGGCCCTTGAAATGGACCGCCTTGCAGATACCGCATGGGACCGCCCAGCGCCTGGAATGACTCCAGATCAATGCCATAGATGATCTCGATGTTCGTGGTCGAAGTCACCTGCAAAACCACTGGCGAAACGCCGACGACATGCGGTTGCTTGCGCAGGATGTCAGCCACGCGCATTGGCACCGGAGCGCCGCCGAATGCCGCCAGGTTGGATGATCCCGGAGGCCGAACCGTGAGGTCCGCGCCGATGCCTACCTGGCGCGCCTTGTTGTCATCCAGAATTCCCATCGCCAATCCCACGATCATCAGGATCAGCGTGACTTCTACGGCCACGGCAAAAATAGAAATAATAGATCGAATCGGGCGGTGGACCAGGTTGGCCACAATCATTTTGTTCATAAAGTTTTAAAACCGCACAAAGAACGCCGGAGCGTTCTTCTTCGCAGACCACGGTTATTGCCTGGGCTTCTTGCTCTCTTCTTCAGAAATAGTGGAGGCAGAGGACTTGGTGTCCAAATTAATCACTTGCGATCCTGGTGGTTGAGTCAGCACAAATTGCTCATCGGTCAGCGGAACATTCACCTCCAGCTTGACCATGGAAATGGTGATGCCGTAACCCTCGATCGGACGCTGAATGGAGACGATTGCCGGCAACAAAAGTCCCGAGTAATCAGTAAAATTCTCATACCGGACAAATGTCACCAACTGGCCTTGCCGGTTATAGATAGATTGCTCGTGCGGGAGAAGATCGGTCCGGCTGAACACGATCTTGCGCGAAAGATAATAACCGGCGCTGTCTTTATCAATCACTACCAGCGTGTACGCCAGCTGCTCCACGTCTTTGTGGGTCTTGGGGTCCTTCACAACTTCTGTTGTGCTCTCCAGCACGGCAATTTCTTTGCCTTGTTCAATCGGCTTCAGCAGCAGCGCATCAGAAATATGCTGCGGACGCAAATTTTCCAGCGGCTGCGGTGAAGGCTTGGCCGGCTGCTGGTTCGATCCCACATAAAATTTGCTCTTGATCGGCGACGCCAGCTCGAAATTTTTGCCGTTGCTGACCATGTCTGCCATCACGTTGTGCAGCACCGGCACATAAATCCGCATGCGCAGCATCTCCGGCTTGCGCACCAGGATCACCCCGGCAACCTGCGGATTATCTTTTACCTGGTTCTTTTTCTCTTCCAGAATGGAGCTGTCAATATCGACGGTTGCTTTCATCGTCTTCAGCTTTTCGGCGTTGGTGTTGATGCTTTCCACCAACTGGTCAAGCGTCGCGTCTTTGAGCGTCGCCGTGCTGGTGCGCATTTTTACCGGATGGGACGAGCGGAACCCGCAACCGCTGATGGCCGATAAAACAGCAATTAAAAATATGAGAGTAGTTTTACGCAAATGAAAGTGCATCCGTCCAGTCTTACACCTGTAATTTGGATGCACTTAGTATAACGGACGACCGGTTGTCCGTAATTCCGGCAACCCACGGCAAACAATGACATTTTGCGTCATTCGCCCGACGTCTTACCGGTTTACCGCCTGAGCCAGCGCCCGCCGGTAGGCCTGCACATTGGCAAGATGTTCTGAATCAGTGCGCGCAAACCGGTGGTGTCCCTGGTTGTCGCTCACGAAAAACAGGTAATCGGTCTGGGCCGGATGCAACGCCGCCTGCAATGACGCCTTTCCAGGATTGGAAATCGGTCCTGGCGGAAGCCCGGCGGTCCGGTAGGTGTTGTACGGTGAATCAAAGTGCAGGTCGGACTGGTGGATCACGCCGTTATAGCGGTTATTCAACAGCGCGGCATAAATCACTGACGGATCGGTAGCCAGCACCATGTGTTTGTCCAGCCGGTTGTAAAACACGCTGGCAACTTCCGGCCGTTCTTCGGGCGCGCCTGTCTCTTTTTCCACGATGCTCGCCATTGTCACAACCGAATGAAAATTCTGGTTCAGGCCAACGTCCTTGGCTGCCTGGCGGAAGCGCCGCACCATGGCCGCAGCCATGTCATGCAAAGACTGCGTCCGCGTGAAGTGATATGTGTCTGGAAACAGATAGCCTTCAAGGCTCGGGGCTTGCGGATCAAGATCTTTGATCAGTGCCGTGTCAGTCCTCGCGACCTTCAGGAAATCTTCGCGCTTGCCCAGTTGCGCTTCTTCAATCGCTGCCGCGATGTCAAACATGTTGTAGCCTTCCGGCACAACCAGCGTCTGGAAATAAATATCGCCGCGCGCAATGCGGTCATACACCTCTCGCGCGGTAGCGCGATGATCAAAAGCATACTCACCGGCTTTCAGCGGTTTGCGTCCATGGAGATAGTGCCACGCCAGGAACGCGTACTGGCTGCGGATGATTCCGGCATGCGCCAGATCAGCCGCGATGCGGCGCGCAGAAGAACCGGGCTTAAGCTGCACCAGCTTCTGCTGCGTAGGCCCGGCGGGCACAAGCAGGCCGTATGCCAGCAAAACGCACGCCAGCACCAGCAACACCACAATCGTCCTAAAGAGAAACTTCAACATTGATTCGGCTTTTCTGTCTTCTTATATTCTAAGGGCGAATCCGTTTCGCGCAGCCATCTTGCCATCCATGGCGCATCACGAATGGACAATGAACCGCCGGCATCCGAGCCAATGAGTCGGCTTCGCGCGTTCATCCTTTGGAAGGATTCGCTCGGGCAGAAGTTGGCCCGCCCTAAGCTATAGGACGCTTCTCGACTGCATGAAGCTTTGCAGGATCAGCACTGCGGCCATCCGGTCCACGGCTTGGGTTCGCTTCTTAAGGCTTACTTCGTTTTCGCGCAGCAGGCGGTTAGCTTCGGCTGACGTGAGTCTCTCATCCCAGAGATGGACCGGAAGTTGAAAGCGTTTGCGCAGCTCTTCCGCAAACTCCGCCACCTTCTGCGATTGCGTGCCTTCCTGTCCGCTCATACGCAGCGGGTTTCCCAGCACGATTTCCTTGATTTCATACTGGCGGATCGTCCGCTCCAGCCGGCCAAAATCGGCGCGATTGTTCTTGCGTTGCAGCGTCTCAATCCCCTGCGCGGTAATGCCCAGCGGATCGGTTACGGCCAGTCCCATGCGACGGCTGCCGTAGTCAATGGCCAGGATGCGTCCGGTGGCTCCCACTGCGGCGATTATACGAGTTTCTGCATCTCACCTAGTCATATGGCGTCGAATCGCGTTCTTCCTCCCGGACTTGAACAGCTCATGCCGGAGGAAGCCCCGGACAACCAGCTCGCGGAAAAAGAGCTGGAACAAAGAAACCAGCGCAAGCTCAATACCGTCCTGCATGCGGGCGCGGTGGCACAGATTGTTGTCGGGTGCACCGTCATTCTGGCCATCTGCTATGTCGCCAAGCTGATACTAGTAACGCTGCTGGTTTCGGTCCTGTTTGCATTCATGCTGGAGCCCGTGGTGAACCTGCTGGAAAAAGCCCGCTTGCCGCGCGCCGCCGGAGCGTTCCTGGCTGTCCTGTTCATGCTCGCTCTTATGTATGCCGGAAGCTACTTTCTTTATGGCAAAGCCATGAGCTTTGTCCACGAATTACCCAAATATTCTGACCGTATTCGCAGCCATCTCGCGCATTTTCGCCAGCAGACCACCGAACTGGAAAAGACAACGCAACAGGTATTCCCTGAAGACAAAAACGCCAAAAAGCCGATGCCGGTGAAAGTTGAAAACCAGGGGGCGCCGGGCGGAATGTCAGACAAGATCGGCGCGGTGACTGAAGTGGTGCTCACGCTCTGCTTCATTCCCTTTCTCACCTATTTCATGCTGAGCTGGCAGGAGCACGCCCGAACCAAGTCAGTGCAGCTCTTCCGTCCTGAATACCGCAGCACCGCTTACGTTACGCTGGGCCACATTTCCGCCATGATGAAAAGCTTTATTGCCGGAAACTTTCTCATCGGCTTTTTC
It encodes the following:
- the mltG gene encoding endolytic transglycosylase MltG, producing MLKFLFRTIVVLLVLACVLLAYGLLVPAGPTQQKLVQLKPGSSARRIAADLAHAGIIRSQYAFLAWHYLHGRKPLKAGEYAFDHRATAREVYDRIARGDIYFQTLVVPEGYNMFDIAAAIEEAQLGKREDFLKVARTDTALIKDLDPQAPSLEGYLFPDTYHFTRTQSLHDMAAAMVRRFRQAAKDVGLNQNFHSVVTMASIVEKETGAPEERPEVASVFYNRLDKHMVLATDPSVIYAALLNNRYNGVIHQSDLHFDSPYNTYRTAGLPPGPISNPGKASLQAALHPAQTDYLFFVSDNQGHHRFARTDSEHLANVQAYRRALAQAVNR
- a CDS encoding AI-2E family transporter, translating into MASNRVLPPGLEQLMPEEAPDNQLAEKELEQRNQRKLNTVLHAGAVAQIVVGCTVILAICYVAKLILVTLLVSVLFAFMLEPVVNLLEKARLPRAAGAFLAVLFMLALMYAGSYFLYGKAMSFVHELPKYSDRIRSHLAHFRQQTTELEKTTQQVFPEDKNAKKPMPVKVENQGAPGGMSDKIGAVTEVVLTLCFIPFLTYFMLSWQEHARTKSVQLFRPEYRSTAYVTLGHISAMMKSFIAGNFLIGFFIGVCSAVIFGFLGVPYFYFVGFISGFLSLVPYLGIAVAMLPPIAAGLGVMGDTRLLLVAVTVVALHLLAMNVLYPKVLGKRLQLNPLVVTISLLIWGFIWGAMGLILAVPIMGAVKIVCDHVVSLRAIGDWMGE
- the ruvX gene encoding Holliday junction resolvase RuvX, translating into MGLAVTDPLGITAQGIETLQRKNNRADFGRLERTIRQYEIKEIVLGNPLRMSGQEGTQSQKVAEFAEELRKRFQLPVHLWDERLTSAEANRLLRENEVSLKKRTQAVDRMAAVLILQSFMQSRSVL
- the pgsA gene encoding CDP-diacylglycerol--glycerol-3-phosphate 3-phosphatidyltransferase: MNLPNYITLSRIAAIPLIIWVLTTPYFSGKSAKEETLRVVLASGIFILASITDGLDGYLARRRGQITTMGMLLDPLADKLMIAACYITLLRLSPDIVNIWVVVLIIGREFLISGLRSIAASEGFTIEASELGKLKMVVQIVSVVATILALRWDTWYFNLRVFSFVLDVDLVARMAIWFMVAVSLISAVDYFWGFWKKIDKRVERRRRRPFILSRRKKKAMQEAEANNPAKAH
- a CDS encoding ABC transporter permease, with amino-acid sequence MNKMIVANLVHRPIRSIISIFAVAVEVTLILMIVGLAMGILDDNKARQVGIGADLTVRPPGSSNLAAFGGAPVPMRVADILRKQPHVVGVSPVVLQVTSTTNIEIIYGIDLESFQALGGPMRYLQGGPFQGPDDMIVDDLFAASNKVHVGDTVNVLNHAFKVCGVVPHGRGARRFIPITTMQDLIGAQNKASMFYVKLDDPINADAVVEQLKSIPGMESYNILSTSQWLAATSADKIPGLNLFIKIVIGIAVIIGFIVIFQSMYTAVMERTREIGILKSLGASKSYVVRVILRETLLLAVSGILVGYIISTIGQVSLVHQFPTLRVEPITLKWAIYAALIAIGGAMLGAVYPAFKAAQKDPIDALAYE